A region from the Sorex araneus isolate mSorAra2 chromosome 6, mSorAra2.pri, whole genome shotgun sequence genome encodes:
- the KCTD17 gene encoding BTB/POZ domain-containing protein KCTD17 isoform X4, producing the protein MQSRRRAMRMEAGEAAPPAGTGGRAAGGWGKWVRLNVGGTVFLTTRQTLCREQKSFLSRLCQGEELQSDRDETGAYLIDRDPTYFGPILNFLRHGKLVLDKDMAEEGVLEEAEFYNIGPLIRLIKDRLEEKDYTVTQVPPKHVYRVLQCQEEELTQMVSTMSDGWRFEQLVNIGSSYNYGSEDQAEFLCVVSKELYSAPHGPSSESSRKTKVPVCPLADPRPRAH; encoded by the exons ATGCAGTCGCGGCGGCGAGCGATGAGGATGGAGGCCGGGGAGGCAGCGCCGCCGGCGGGGACGGGGGGCCGCGCCGCGGGCGGCTGGGGCAAGTGGGTGCGGCTCAACGTGGGGGGCACGGTGTTCCTGACCACCCGGCAGACGCTGTGCCGCGAGCAGAAGTCCTTCCTCAGCCGCCTGTGCCAGGGGGAAGAGCTGCAGTCGGACCGG GACGAGACCGGGGCCTACCTCATCGACCGCGACCCCACCTACTTCGGGCCCATCCTGAACTTCCTGCGGCACGGCAAGCTGGTGCTGGACAAGGACATGGCCGAAGAGG GGGTGCTGGAGGAGGCCGAGTTCTACAACATCGGCCCGCTGATCCGCCTCATCAAGGACCGCCTGGAGGAGAAGGACTACACCGTGACCCAG GTGCCGCCCAAGCACGTGTACCGGGTGCTGCAGTGCCAGGAGGAGGAGCTCACGCAGATGGTGTCCACCATGTCTGACGGCTGGCGCTTCGAGCAG CTGGTGAACATCGGCTCGTCCTACAACTACGGCAGTGAGGACCAGGCCGAGTTCCTGTGCGTGGTGTCCAAGGAGCTGTACAGCGCCCCGCACGGCCCCAGCTCCGAGTCCAGCCGCAAGACCAAG GTCCCCGTGTGCCCCCTCGCAGACCCGAGGCCACGCGCGCACTGA
- the KCTD17 gene encoding BTB/POZ domain-containing protein KCTD17 isoform X3, whose amino-acid sequence MQSRRRAMRMEAGEAAPPAGTGGRAAGGWGKWVRLNVGGTVFLTTRQTLCREQKSFLSRLCQGEELQSDRDETGAYLIDRDPTYFGPILNFLRHGKLVLDKDMAEEGVLEEAEFYNIGPLIRLIKDRLEEKDYTVTQVPPKHVYRVLQCQEEELTQMVSTMSDGWRFEQLVNIGSSYNYGSEDQAEFLCVVSKELYSAPHGPSSESSRKTKSTEQPLEEQPQEEEEEEVEVARVQVEAEPQEKGPRVPPRRPEATRALRASARPLARPPSCHPCCYKPEAPGCEAPDHLQGLGVPI is encoded by the exons ATGCAGTCGCGGCGGCGAGCGATGAGGATGGAGGCCGGGGAGGCAGCGCCGCCGGCGGGGACGGGGGGCCGCGCCGCGGGCGGCTGGGGCAAGTGGGTGCGGCTCAACGTGGGGGGCACGGTGTTCCTGACCACCCGGCAGACGCTGTGCCGCGAGCAGAAGTCCTTCCTCAGCCGCCTGTGCCAGGGGGAAGAGCTGCAGTCGGACCGG GACGAGACCGGGGCCTACCTCATCGACCGCGACCCCACCTACTTCGGGCCCATCCTGAACTTCCTGCGGCACGGCAAGCTGGTGCTGGACAAGGACATGGCCGAAGAGG GGGTGCTGGAGGAGGCCGAGTTCTACAACATCGGCCCGCTGATCCGCCTCATCAAGGACCGCCTGGAGGAGAAGGACTACACCGTGACCCAG GTGCCGCCCAAGCACGTGTACCGGGTGCTGCAGTGCCAGGAGGAGGAGCTCACGCAGATGGTGTCCACCATGTCTGACGGCTGGCGCTTCGAGCAG CTGGTGAACATCGGCTCGTCCTACAACTACGGCAGTGAGGACCAGGCCGAGTTCCTGTGCGTGGTGTCCAAGGAGCTGTACAGCGCCCCGCACGGCCCCAGCTCCGAGTCCAGCCGCAAGACCAAG AGCACCGAGCAGCCGCTGGAGGAGCAGccgcaggaggaggaggaggaggaggtggaggtggcgCGGGTGCAGGTGGAGGCAGAGCCCCAGGAGAAAG GTCCCCGTGTGCCCCCTCGCAGACCCGAGGCCACGCGCGCACTGAGGGCTTCTGCGCGGCCCCTCGCCCGCCCCCCGAGCTGCCACCCCTG CTGTTACAAGCCAGAGGCACCCGGATGTGAGGCCCCCGATCACCTCCAGGGACTTGGGGTTCCGATCTGA
- the KCTD17 gene encoding BTB/POZ domain-containing protein KCTD17 isoform X2 yields MQSRRRAMRMEAGEAAPPAGTGGRAAGGWGKWVRLNVGGTVFLTTRQTLCREQKSFLSRLCQGEELQSDRDETGAYLIDRDPTYFGPILNFLRHGKLVLDKDMAEEGVLEEAEFYNIGPLIRLIKDRLEEKDYTVTQVPPKHVYRVLQCQEEELTQMVSTMSDGWRFEQLVNIGSSYNYGSEDQAEFLCVVSKELYSAPHGPSSESSRKTKSTEQPLEEQPQEEEEEEVEVARVQVEAEPQEKARSSQDPANLSSLPPPPPPPLPAGGPRVPPRRPEATRALRASARPLARPPSCHPCCYKPEAPGCEAPDHLQGLGVPI; encoded by the exons ATGCAGTCGCGGCGGCGAGCGATGAGGATGGAGGCCGGGGAGGCAGCGCCGCCGGCGGGGACGGGGGGCCGCGCCGCGGGCGGCTGGGGCAAGTGGGTGCGGCTCAACGTGGGGGGCACGGTGTTCCTGACCACCCGGCAGACGCTGTGCCGCGAGCAGAAGTCCTTCCTCAGCCGCCTGTGCCAGGGGGAAGAGCTGCAGTCGGACCGG GACGAGACCGGGGCCTACCTCATCGACCGCGACCCCACCTACTTCGGGCCCATCCTGAACTTCCTGCGGCACGGCAAGCTGGTGCTGGACAAGGACATGGCCGAAGAGG GGGTGCTGGAGGAGGCCGAGTTCTACAACATCGGCCCGCTGATCCGCCTCATCAAGGACCGCCTGGAGGAGAAGGACTACACCGTGACCCAG GTGCCGCCCAAGCACGTGTACCGGGTGCTGCAGTGCCAGGAGGAGGAGCTCACGCAGATGGTGTCCACCATGTCTGACGGCTGGCGCTTCGAGCAG CTGGTGAACATCGGCTCGTCCTACAACTACGGCAGTGAGGACCAGGCCGAGTTCCTGTGCGTGGTGTCCAAGGAGCTGTACAGCGCCCCGCACGGCCCCAGCTCCGAGTCCAGCCGCAAGACCAAG AGCACCGAGCAGCCGCTGGAGGAGCAGccgcaggaggaggaggaggaggaggtggaggtggcgCGGGTGCAGGTGGAGGCAGAGCCCCAGGAGAAAG CCCGGTCATCTCAGGATCCCGCTaacctttcctccctcccaccgcctcctcctcctccgctccCCGCGGGAG GTCCCCGTGTGCCCCCTCGCAGACCCGAGGCCACGCGCGCACTGAGGGCTTCTGCGCGGCCCCTCGCCCGCCCCCCGAGCTGCCACCCCTG CTGTTACAAGCCAGAGGCACCCGGATGTGAGGCCCCCGATCACCTCCAGGGACTTGGGGTTCCGATCTGA
- the KCTD17 gene encoding BTB/POZ domain-containing protein KCTD17 isoform X1 produces the protein MQSRRRAMRMEAGEAAPPAGTGGRAAGGWGKWVRLNVGGTVFLTTRQTLCREQKSFLSRLCQGEELQSDRDETGAYLIDRDPTYFGPILNFLRHGKLVLDKDMAEEGVLEEAEFYNIGPLIRLIKDRLEEKDYTVTQVPPKHVYRVLQCQEEELTQMVSTMSDGWRFEQLVNIGSSYNYGSEDQAEFLCVVSKELYSAPHGPSSESSRKTKSTEQPLEEQPQEEEEEEVEVARVQVEAEPQEKARSSQDPANLSSLPPPPPPPLPAGGPAPSSCTSSSSWISSAPCLLPLCPCPGFLAACSRLHPGAAPGPAPHALHPGAPAPPPPQVSCLPPPPPPPPPPAPPLAPPGPRPGEERGGRPCSVPAWPL, from the exons ATGCAGTCGCGGCGGCGAGCGATGAGGATGGAGGCCGGGGAGGCAGCGCCGCCGGCGGGGACGGGGGGCCGCGCCGCGGGCGGCTGGGGCAAGTGGGTGCGGCTCAACGTGGGGGGCACGGTGTTCCTGACCACCCGGCAGACGCTGTGCCGCGAGCAGAAGTCCTTCCTCAGCCGCCTGTGCCAGGGGGAAGAGCTGCAGTCGGACCGG GACGAGACCGGGGCCTACCTCATCGACCGCGACCCCACCTACTTCGGGCCCATCCTGAACTTCCTGCGGCACGGCAAGCTGGTGCTGGACAAGGACATGGCCGAAGAGG GGGTGCTGGAGGAGGCCGAGTTCTACAACATCGGCCCGCTGATCCGCCTCATCAAGGACCGCCTGGAGGAGAAGGACTACACCGTGACCCAG GTGCCGCCCAAGCACGTGTACCGGGTGCTGCAGTGCCAGGAGGAGGAGCTCACGCAGATGGTGTCCACCATGTCTGACGGCTGGCGCTTCGAGCAG CTGGTGAACATCGGCTCGTCCTACAACTACGGCAGTGAGGACCAGGCCGAGTTCCTGTGCGTGGTGTCCAAGGAGCTGTACAGCGCCCCGCACGGCCCCAGCTCCGAGTCCAGCCGCAAGACCAAG AGCACCGAGCAGCCGCTGGAGGAGCAGccgcaggaggaggaggaggaggaggtggaggtggcgCGGGTGCAGGTGGAGGCAGAGCCCCAGGAGAAAG CCCGGTCATCTCAGGATCCCGCTaacctttcctccctcccaccgcctcctcctcctccgctccCCGCGGGAGGTCCTGCTCCATCTTCATgcacctcttcttcctcctggaTCTCATCTGCACCCTgcctccttcctctctgcccctgCCCGGGTTTCCTGGCCGCCTGCTCGCGCCTCCATCCTggggccgccccgggccccgccccccacgccctccacccgggcgccccggcccccccacctccccaagtgtcctgcctgccgccgccgcctcctcctcctccgccccccgcccccccgctcgcccctcctggccccaggcccggggaggagaggggcgggCGGCCCTGCTCGGTGCCCGCCTGGCCCCTGTGA
- the KCTD17 gene encoding BTB/POZ domain-containing protein KCTD17 isoform X5 has translation MQSRRRAMRMEAGEAAPPAGTGGRAAGGWGKWVRLNVGGTVFLTTRQTLCREQKSFLSRLCQGEELQSDRDETGAYLIDRDPTYFGPILNFLRHGKLVLDKDMAEEGVLEEAEFYNIGPLIRLIKDRLEEKDYTVTQVPPKHVYRVLQCQEEELTQMVSTMSDGWRFEQLVNIGSSYNYGSEDQAEFLCVVSKELYSAPHGPSSESSRKTKLLQARGTRM, from the exons ATGCAGTCGCGGCGGCGAGCGATGAGGATGGAGGCCGGGGAGGCAGCGCCGCCGGCGGGGACGGGGGGCCGCGCCGCGGGCGGCTGGGGCAAGTGGGTGCGGCTCAACGTGGGGGGCACGGTGTTCCTGACCACCCGGCAGACGCTGTGCCGCGAGCAGAAGTCCTTCCTCAGCCGCCTGTGCCAGGGGGAAGAGCTGCAGTCGGACCGG GACGAGACCGGGGCCTACCTCATCGACCGCGACCCCACCTACTTCGGGCCCATCCTGAACTTCCTGCGGCACGGCAAGCTGGTGCTGGACAAGGACATGGCCGAAGAGG GGGTGCTGGAGGAGGCCGAGTTCTACAACATCGGCCCGCTGATCCGCCTCATCAAGGACCGCCTGGAGGAGAAGGACTACACCGTGACCCAG GTGCCGCCCAAGCACGTGTACCGGGTGCTGCAGTGCCAGGAGGAGGAGCTCACGCAGATGGTGTCCACCATGTCTGACGGCTGGCGCTTCGAGCAG CTGGTGAACATCGGCTCGTCCTACAACTACGGCAGTGAGGACCAGGCCGAGTTCCTGTGCGTGGTGTCCAAGGAGCTGTACAGCGCCCCGCACGGCCCCAGCTCCGAGTCCAGCCGCAAGACCAAG CTGTTACAAGCCAGAGGCACCCGGATGTGA